In Streptomyces sclerotialus, the DNA window ACGAACTGGCCCCCGAAAATCCAATGCTGCCCTGCCAAGGCGTGTTGCAGGTCGTGTTCGCTCGCTGCGGGGTCCTCTGCCGCTTTGCGGAGAGCTTTCAGGTCCCGTCGGCGGCGCTGGATCTCCGCGGCGCGGAGGAGCAGCTGCCCCTCCTTGTCCGCGGCCAGGACCGCGAGCGCGTCGGGATTCAGAACGATGCGGCGGGCGGTCTCCTCGGGGACCTCCACGTCGATCCGCTCCCGGAAGACCTGTTCCAACCATGCGGCGACCTCGGCCATGCCGCGAAGGATCCGGTACCGGCTCGGACGTTCCCCGGACGGTTGCATGAAGCGCGCGTCCTGGCCGACGGCCCGAACATGGGCCAGTACCTCGCCCACCGTTGCGCCGGGGTTGTCCTCGAAGTGTTTCTCTCCGAGCTGTGTGAAGAACTCCAGGCTGGCAGAGAGCGTCCGTGCCAAGTAGTCCTGTGCATGGCTCACCGGCTCCGTCGACCGCCGGAAACGCTCGTACCGCTCTTCGAAGTCCGGCTGGAAAATGCGGCCTTCCGCGTAGTCCAGCGAGTCCTGTAACAGGCGTACGGCCTGCCACTCCTCCGTGGCCGCTGCCACCGAACGTGCGCGTTCCAGTAAGGTCACGAGCGCTCGGCCGCCCCTGCGGTGACGGCTCTTACCGCCGTGCATGTGCTGGAAGACGGCTTCGAGCGCTTTCCTGACGACCTCACTCTCGGCGCGGTCCAAGACGTGTTCCAGCTGCAGCTGGAGCGATAAGTCAGATCTGACGTCCATGCGGGGGATTGTGATACCCGGCACTGACAGTGGTGCTCAGGGGTCAGCCGTCGGCCGGGGCCACTCCCACCGGGCAGCTCACGCCCGTGCCGCCGATGCCGCAGTAGCCTGCGGGGTTCTTGTCGAGGTACTGCTGGTGGTAGGCCTCGGCCGGGTAGAAGGGGCGGGTGGCGGCGGGGAGGATCTCGGTGGTGATGGTGCCGTGGCCGGCGGCCGACAGGACCTTCTGGTAGGCGTCGCGGGAGGCCTCGGCCGCCGTGGCCTGCTCCGCGGAGTGGGTGTAGACCGCCGAGCGGTACTGGGTGCCGACGTCGTTGCCCTGGCGGAAGCCCTGGGTGGGGTCGTGGGACTCCCAGAAGATCTTGAGCAGGGCGGCGTAGGAGACCTTCGAGGGGTCGAAGACGACGCGGACCGCCTCGGTGTGGCCGGTGTGGCCGCTGCAGACCTCTTCGTACGTGGGGTTCGGGGTGTGGCCGCCCTGGTAGCCGACGAGGGTGGTCCAGACGCCTTCGGTCTGCCAGAACTTGCGCTCGGCGCCCCAGAAGCAGCCCAGGCCGAAGTCGGCCACCTCGAACCCTTCCGGGTACGGGCCGAGCAGCGCGTTGCCGAGGACGGTGTGGCGGTCGGGGACCGTGAACTCCGGCTCGGGGCGGCCCTTCAGCGCCTCCTCGGCGGAGGGGAGGTGGTTCTTGAAGCGGGAGAACAGCATCGGGATCAGGCTCCGGGGAGGGGAGGGACGGGTCGGGGTCGGTCGTGATCCTGAGAACGCTCCGCGCGGGGCGGGAATTCCGGGGGCGGGACGGGCCGAGGACGGACCGGAGCGGTCAGGACGGCGGGAGGGTGGCCGGGGTGCCGCCCTGGGACTCCCAGCCGGCGACCGCGAGGGCGCGGTAGGTGGCGTAGACGGCGGCCGGGTGCGGGTCGTAGGACCAGGGCACGGCGCCGACGTGGCCGTCGACGTGCCGCAGCTGCTCCATCGCCTCGGCGTACCGCTCCGCCTGGACGAGGAACCAGACGAGGAGGTGGCGGACGTGCGGCGCGACCGGGTGGTCGGCGGGGGCCTGGCGCAGCGCGTAGTGCGCGCCCTCGATGGCGCGCTCGACCACCGCGCTCTGGAAGAGGCTGCGGACCATGTTGGCCTCGGGGAGGTGGTCGAAGACGGAGAAGAGGGGCAGGGCGGGGAGGAGCGACTTCGCGGGGGCGCCCGCCGCGGCGCGCTCGGTGAAGGCGTCGGCGTCCTCCTTGGAGCCGTGCCACTTCTCCGACCAGTACGGGAGTGCCGCGAGGTGCGCGCCCATGTGGTGCGGGGCGCGCTGGACGACCTTGGACCACAGCTCCTCGTAGTCGGGGCGGCGGTCGCCCAGGCCGCGGGCCACGGCCAGCTCGATGATGTACGGCACCGGGCTGCCGGGGGCCAGCAGCCGCGCCTCCTGGCAGACCGTACGGGCCTCCTCCAGGATCATGCGGAAGTCCTGGGAGCCGGGGTCGCGCAGCGCCTGGACCACGAGGAACTGCGCGTGCGTCTGGGCGCCGCCGGAGTCCTTCGGCTTCTCGGAGCGCCACGTGCGCAGCCAGATGCCGCCCATGGAGCCGCCCGGTGCCTCGGAGTGCGGGCCCGGAGCGCCGCCCTGTCCGGGCGCCGTCGCGAACGCCGCCGCGCCCGCCAGCGTCTGTACGCGCTGCCACCGGCGCTCGTCGCCCTCGGGGGTGTCCGCCAGCAGCCGGGACGCCGGCCGCCAGTCCTGGGTACGGGCGATCTCGGCCAGCGTCTCCGCCAGCTCCGGGTCGGGCCCCGGCAGCCGTACGTCCAGCTGCTCGGCGGGGACGAAGCCGTAGTCCGCCATCGGGTCGGCGGCCGCCGCCATGCCCCGGCCGGCCTGCTGGAGCGCGCGCCGGCGCCGTGCCAGGGGGTAGCCGATGACGCCCACGAGGACGAGGAGGGCGAGGAGAAGGAGCAGTACGTCCATGAGGAGTCGTTTCCAGGTCGGGTCGTCAGGCGCGCGGCGCCGGGGCGGCGCGGGCGGTGCGGTGGCTTTCCGGGCTCTTCGGTTGCTGTGCGGTGTCCGTCGGTGGCACGTGTGTGTCCACTTGTATCCACTCTCCAGCGAAGCAGAAAGTTCCTGGGGGTGCGCCGGCGCCGGGACGACTACCCTCGGCAGGCATGAGTGATCAGCGCGGACAGCGCCACCAGCACTTCGAAACCCTCGCCATCCACGCGGGGCAGGAAGCCGACCGGGCGACGGGTGCGGTATCGGTGCCCATCTACCAGGTCTCGACGTACAAGCAGGACGGGGTCGGCGGCCTGCGCGGCGGTTACGAGTACAGCCGCAGCGCCAATCCGACGCGTACGGCCCTGGAGGAGAACCTCGCGGCCCTGGACGGCGGCCGCCGCGGCCTCGCCTTCGCCTCCGGCCTGGCCGCCGAGGACTGCCTGCTGCGCACCCTGCTCGTCCCCGGTGACCACGTCGTCATCCCCGACGACGCGTACGGCGGCACGTTCCGCCTCTTCGCCAAGGTCGCCGAGCGCTGGGGCGTGGAGTGGTCCGTCGCCTCCTCCTCCGACCCGCGGGCCGTACGGGAGGCGGTCCGGCCGCGTACGAAGGCCATCTGGGTCGAGACGCCCAGCAACCCGCTGCTCGGCATCACCGACATCGCGGCCCTCGCCGACGTCGCGCGGACCGCGGGCGCGAAGCTCGTCGTCGACAACACCTTTGCCAGCCCTTACCTCCAGCAGCCGCTCGCGCTCGGCGCCGATGTCGTCGTGTACTCCACCACCAAGTACATGGGCGGTCACTCCGACGTGGTGGGCGGCGCGCTGGTCGTCAACGACGACGCGCTCGGCGAGGAGCTGGCCTTCCACCAGAACGCCATGGGCGCGATCGCCGGGCCCTTCGACGCCTGGCTGGTGATGCGCGGCATCAAGACGCTCGCCGTACGGATGGACCGGCACAGCGAGAACGCCACGCGCGTCGCCGAACTGCTCGCCTCGCACCCGAAGGTGACCAAGGTCTACTACCCGGGGCTGCCCGAGCACCCGGGGCACGAGACCGCCGCCAAGCAGATGAAGGCCTTCGGCGGCATGGTGTCCTTCCAGGTCGCGGGCGGGGAGCAGGCCGCGGTCGACGTCTGCGACCGGGCGCGGCTGTTCACCCTGGGCGAGTCGCTGGGCGGCGTGGAGTCGCTGATCGAGCACCCGGGCCGGATGACGCACGCCTCGGCCGCCGGCTCCGCGCTGGAGGTACCGGCCGACCTGGTCCGCCTCTCGGTCGGCATCGAGTCCGTCGACGACCTGCTCGCGGACCTGACGCAGGCGCTGGGCTGACCCGCCCCGCACGTACCGGCCCGGAAGCCCATCGCATCCGGGCCGGTGCGCCGTCCGGAGGGTGCGCCGTCCGGAGGTGCGTTCCACCGCCCTTCCGGCGTCACCGCCCTTCCGGCGTCACCACCCTTCCGGCGTCACCGCCCTTCCGGCGTCACCACCCTTCCAGCGGCGGCGTCGTCCGCGACGGCGGCGGCACCCACGGCTGCTGGGTGACCGCCCAGACCGTGAACGCCACGGCCGCCAGGAACAGCAGCAGCCAGCCGGTCCGGCCCAGCCGTCGGCGCCGCAGCAGCAGCCGGCGCCCGCGTACGGCGGCGCGCAGCGCGAGATCGGGCGGGACCGGGGAGTGCGGTCCGTCGAGCATCCGCCGCACCTCCGCCTCCTTGCGGTCGGGCGGACTCACGGTGCCACCGCCCCGGCACCCGAGGCGGACGGGGGCGCGGCGCCGCGCCGGGTGCTGCGCATCTCGGCGACGGCCCGCAGGCACAGGGCGTGCACGCGCTCGGCGGGCAGTCCCAGGAGGGCCGCGGTCTGCTCCTCGGCCACGCCCTCGTACAGCCGCAGGACGAGAATCAGCCGTTCCTGCGGCGCGAGCCGGTCCAGCAGGCCGCCGCGGGGCCGCCGGTGGCGCCACGCCGTACGGGCGAAGTGCGCGGCCAGCTCCTGGCGGGTGCGGTCGTAGGGGTCCTCCCCGCGCAGCCGGTCCCAGTACGCGTACGTACGGGACAGCGCGGTCGTCAGCAGTTCCTCGGCGACCGGTGCCGCGCCGGACGGTTCCCCCGTCAGCAGCGTGGCCGTGTGCAGCAGCCGGCCCGCCGCGCCCGCCACGAAGGCCTCGAAGTCCTGGGCGCGGCGGCGCTCCTGAGCAGCCCGCCGCTCTCGCACAGTGCCTCCCGGTAGGGGCCTGGCTCACGGGGCAGGCCCTCGCGGGCCCGGCGGCCCGGTCATGGCTCCATGGCACGGCAGTACGGGCACGGGGGTCAAGAGCCGTGCGGCAGGTGGCGCGTCCGGCGAGGCGGCGCCCGGGTGCGGCTCAGGAAGCCGGCGCCCCGGGGGACAGTGATGCCGTCACCGTCGAGAGCGAGGCATTGAAGCGCGTCAGGAGCGTGGTGAAGGCGTTGCGCTCCTCCTCGCTCCACTCCTCCGTGACCAGCGCCATCAGCTCGCGGCGCGAGGCGCGCACCTCCTCCAGGCGGGCCCGGCCGCGCTCGGAGAGCTGCAGGACGACCGCGCGCCCGTCCTCGGGGTGCGAGGCGCGGGTGACCAGCCCTGCGTCGACCAGCGGCGCGACCTGGCGGGTGACCGTCGAGGAGTCGATGCCCATGCCGGCGGCCAGGGCCTTGACGCCCATCGCGCCCTCCTGGTCGAGCCGGTTGAGCAGCAGGTAGGCGGCGCGGTCCATGGAGTTGCGTGCCTGCCCGACACCGCCGAGCCGGCTCTGTTCGGCGCGGCGGGCGAAGACGGCGACTTGATGTTGCAGCGCGTCAAGAAGAGCGGGATCGGTGTGGGTCGTCATGTCCGAAGAGGTGGGCATGGCCGGATGCTCGCTTCATGGGGGTGCGTACGGATTGGGGGACAGAGTACGCGGCCCGCGGGAGGACCGTACCGGCGGCGACCAAAGATGTACGGGTACGGGCCGGGTCTCCCGGCCGCGGGCGCCCGCCGCGGCGCGAGCTGTAAGACTGGCGCCATGGCCGATCACACGCCGCAGACGCCCGCTTCCGCCGCTCCCGGGACCGCCGGTCCCGCGACGGCCGCCCCCGCCCCGGGAACCGCGGAGGCACCAGGGGTGCTTCCCGCCGTCACGCTTGACGACATCCACGGTGCGCAGAAGCTGCTGTCCGGGGTGAGCCGGTCCACGGTGCTGGAGGGCAGCCGCTTCCTGTCCGGGCTGGTGGGCTCGCCGGTCCACTTCAAGTGCGAGAATCTCCAGCGCACCGGCTCGTTCAAGATCCGCGGTGCGTACGTCAGGATCGCCGGGCTGTCGCAGGAGGAACGTTCCTCCGGAGTGGTCGCGGCGAGCGCGGGGAACCACGCGCAGGGCGTGGCGCTGGCCGCCTCCCTGCTCGGCGTCCACTCGACCGTCTTCATGCCCGAAGGGGCCCCGCTGCCCAAGGTCGCCGCGACCCGCGACTACGGAGCCGAGGTGCGGCTGCACGGCCAGGTCGTCGACGAGACGCTGGCCGCGGCGCAGCAGTACGCACAGGAGACGGGCGCGGTCTTCATCCACCCCTTCGACCACCGCGACATCATCGCGGGACAGGGCACGGTCGGCCTGGAGATCCTGGAGCAGTGCCCCGAGGTCCGCACGATCGTGGTCGGCATCGGCGGCGGCGGGCTCGCCGCGGGCATCGCGGTGGCCGTCAAGGCCGTCCGGCCCGACGTACGGATAGTCGGGGTGCAGGCGGCCGGCGCCGCCGCATACCCGCCCTCGCTGGCCGCCGGACGGCCCGTCGCGATCGAGTCCCCGGCGACGATGGCCGACGGCATCAAGGTCGGACGGCCGGGCGACGTACCGTTCGGCATCATCGGCGAACTGGTCGACGAGGTCCGCACGGTCTCCGAGGACGCGCTCTCCAGTGCGCTGCTGCTCTGCCTGGAGCGGGCCAAGATGGTCGTCGAGCCGGCCGGGGCCAGCCCGGTCGCTGCGCTGCTGTCCGAGCCGGGGGCCTTCCAGGGCCCGGTGGTCGCGGTGCTCTCCGGCGGCAACGTCGACCCGCTCCTCATGCAGCGCATCCTGCGCCACGGCATGGCGGCCGGCGGCCGCTACCTCTCGCTGCGGCTGCGCCTGACGGACCGGCCGGGCGCGCTGGCGACGCTGCTGGGTGTGCTGTCCGGGATGGACGCGAACGTGCTCGACGTCCAGCACGTACGGACCGATCCGCGGCTCGGCATCACCGAGGCCGAGGTCGAACTGCACCTGGAGACCCAGGGACCCGAGCACTGCACGGAGGTCGGCACGGCGCTCCGCGAGGCGGGCTACACGGTGATCCCCTGACCGCCCGCTGAACCGTGCCGGGCACGATTGCCCGGAGACAGCGGAGGATCCGACGGCCGGTGCCCGGGGCACCGGCCGTCGGCGTTCTCGGAAGAGCCTCCGGAGGGGGCTGTTCCTGTGGCGCAATCGTGATGTCGGCGCAATCGTGGCGTTCCGTGCCGCCGGTCGCCCGCCGAGCGGGTGAAATCCGGCAAACGTAATATTTTTCTCGAAACCCCCAAACCCTGGGAGGGCCTGGATGCCAGGCGCTATTTACGCCGAGGGCCTCGTGAAGACCTTCGGCGACGTGAGGGCTCTGGACGGTGTCGACATCGACGTCCCCGAAGGGACCGTCCTCGGTCTGCTCGGTCCGAACGGTGCCGGGAAGACCACCACGGTGCGGGTCCTGACGACCCTGCTGCGGCCCGACCGCGGCAGGGCGGAGGTGGCCGGGATCGACGTACTGGAGCGCCCCGACGACGTGCGGCGCGCGATCGGCCTGTCCGGCCAGTTCGCCGCCGTCGACGAGTACCTGACCGGCCGGGAGAACCTCACCATGGTCGGCCGGCTGTACCAGATGAGCGCGAAGGCGGCGAAGGCGCGGGCCGGCGAACTGCTGGACCGCTTCCACCTCGCCGACGCGGGCGACCGGCCGGCGAAGACCTACTCCGGCGGCATGCGGCGCCGCCTCGACCTGGCCGCCGCGCTGGTCGTCAGCCCGCCCGTGATGTTCATGGACGAGCCGACCACAGGCCTGGACCCGCGCAACCGCCAGGAGCTGTGGGACGTGATCCAGGAGCTGGTCGCGGGCGGCACGACGCTGCTGCTCACCACGCAGTACCTGGAGGAGGCCGACCACCTCGCGCACGACATCTGCGTGGTCGACCACGGCCGGGTCATCGCGCGCGGCACCTCCGACCAGCTCAAGGCGCAGACCGGCGGCGAACGCGTCGAGGTCGTCGTGCACACGCCCGGCCGACTGGGCACGGCGGAGGAGGTACTGCGCGGCTTCGGCACGGGCGCGGCCAAGGTGGAGCGGCACACCCGCAAGATCACCGTGCCGGTCACCGGCGGCGCCAGGCTCCTCGCGGAGGTCATCCGGGAACTGGACCTCCGGGGCGTCGAGATCGACGACGTCGGGCTGCGCCGCCCGACCTTGGACGACGTCTTCATCTCGCTGACCGGCCATGCGGCCGAGACCCCCGCGGAGGACGAGGAGGACGGCGACGGCCCGGCGGACGACGGCTCCGGCGCGGCGGCAGCCGCCGGCCGCGGCAGGGGCCGGCGCAGGAGCAGAGGCGAGGGCAGGGGCAGAGACCGGCGGGCGGCGCGGGAGGCGGCGAAGTGAGCACGGTGACGGGAGCGGAGCGGCGGCCCCGGCCCCCGCGGCCGCACGGCGGCATCGGCCGGTCCGTACGGGACTCGCTGGTGGTCGCCGAGCGCAACCTGATCAGGATGGCGCGCATCCCCGAGATGGTCGTCTTCGGCCTGGTGCAGCCGATCATGTTCGTGGTGCTGTTCAGCTACGTCTTCGGCGGCGCGATCCAGCTGCCGGGCGGGCAGGGACCGATCGACCCCGCGCGGTACCGCGAGTTCCTGATGGCGGGCATCTTCGCGCAGACCGTCACCTTCGCCACGGCGGGCGCGGGTGCCGGCATCGCGGACGACATGCACAAGGGCCTCATCGACCGCTTCCGGTCGCTGCCGATGGCCCGCGGCGCGGTCCTCACCGGGCGGACCCTCGCCGACCTCGTGCAGACGGCCCTCACCCTCGTCGTGCTCGCGGCCGTCGCGCTGATCATCGGCTGGCGCACGCACGGGAACCTCGGCAAGGTCCTGGCCGGATTCGGCCTGTTGCTCCTGCTCGGCTACGCCTTCTCGTGGATCGGCGCGCTGATCGGGCTGTCCGTACGGACCCCGGAGGCGGCCACCTCCGGCGGCCTGATCTGGCTCTTCCCGCTGACCTTCATCTCCAACGCGTTCGTGCCGTCGGACTCCATGCCGGCGTTCCTGCGGCACATCGCCGAGTGGAACCCCTTCAGCGCCACGGTGCAGGCGGCGCGCGACCTCTTCGGCAATCTGCCGCCCGGCTATCCGGTACCGGACGCCTGGCCCATGCAGCACCCGGTCCTGGCCTCGGTGGCCTGGTCGGTCCTGATCATCGCGGTCTTCCGCACCCTGTCGGTACGGAAGTACCGGTCGGCGACGGCGTGAGCCGCGCGGCGCGGGCCGCGTGCGGACACGTCGAGGGCCCGGGTCCGCCGACCCGGGCCCTCGGTGGTGCGGTGCGGCCGCCGCGCGTCGCGGACGCGGCCGGGATCCGCGGGGCTCAGCCCGAGTAGGGCTTGGCCTCCAGGATCTTGACGGCCGCCTTCTTGCCGTTGGGCAGCTCGTACTCCGCGGTCTCGCCGATCTTCTTGCCGTTGACCCCGGTGCCCAGCGGCGACTGCGGGGAGTAGGTCTCGATGTCCGAGCTCGCGTACTCCCGCGAGGCCAGCAGGAACTCCAGCGTGTCGTCCGGGTCTCCGTCGAACGCGATGGTGACGACCATCCCCGGGGCCACGACGCCGGTGGCGGCGGGAGCCTCGCCGACCTTCGCGGTCTCCAGCAGCTGCTTGAGCTGGCGTACGCGGAGCTCCTGCTTGCCCTGCTCCTCCTTGGCCGCGTGGTATCCCGCGTTCTCCTTCAGGTCACCTTCCTCGCGGGCCGCCGCGATCTTTTCGGTGATCTCGTCGCGGGCAGGACCAGACAGGTACTCCAGCTCGGCCTTGAGCTGGTCGTACGCCTCCTGGGTCAGCCAGGTGACGTTGTCGCTGGTCTGGGTCACAGGTGCTCCTCGTCGGTACTGGGGATAAATCAAACGCCCTACGCAGGAAGGCTTGCGCCTTCTCGGGTGGGCGAAACCACGAGCCTAACAATTCCGGCACAAAAGGGGGAGCGGTAAACCGCAAAAAACGCGTCACCGCTGGTCAGCCTTCTTTCGGGCGTGGTCGCCCGACACGCGGAAACGATCATGCACGAAGGGGGCGCGAACTGCTAGGGAGTTTCCGTGCGGCGCCGGCCGCCGGCGGTCAGCCCCGGCATCGCACCTGGCCTCAGTCCTGGCCCTGGGCGCCCGAGGCCGTACATCCGACCAGTTCGGCGTTGGTCGCCCGGGCCGTCGTCCGGATCGTGACCACCGTGTCGACCTGGCCCTTCGCCTGCTCGACCGGGACGTCCTTGCGGCCGACCTCGGCGCCGTCGGCGGACTGCGAGCGGAGCGTGCACACGCCCTTCGCGTCGGTGTCCTTGACGACCTCCAGATGCGCCTGCACCGCCGAGTCGGAGACGACCTTGTACGAGACCAGGCGGCCGCTGAGGTCCTGCCCGGTGATGTAGGAGATGCCGAACCAGGCGATCACGCCGATCAGTGCGGCGCCGAGCACCGCGCCGATGACCTTGAGCTTGCGGTCGGCCCGCTCGTCGGCGGTACGGCCGTACCGTCCGTCGGGCAGTCCGTCGCGCACCGCGGCCATGATCTTCCTCCTGGTAAGGGGAACCTGGAAATATTCGCCCCCTCGCTTCGGTCACTATAGAAGGCGTCGTTCAACGGCGTCCCATGACCCTTGACTGAGGATCGAGTCTTGACTGAGCAGCTGCGAATGATGGCGGTGCACGCCCACCCCGACGACGAGTCGAGCAAGGGCGCGGCCACCATGGCCAAGTACGTGTCCGAGGGGGTGGACGTGCTGGTCGCCACCTGCACCGGGGGAGAGCGCGGCGACATCCTCAATCCCAAGCTCCAGGGCGACCCGTACATCGAGGCGCACATCCACGAGGTGCGCAAGAAGGAGATGGACGAGGCCCGGGAGATCCTGGGCGTGAAGCAGGAGTGGCTGGGCTTCGTGGACTCCGGGCTGCCCGAGGGCGACCCGCTGCCCGCACTGCCCGAGGGGTGCTTCGCGCTCCAGGACGTGGAGGCGGCGGCCGAGCCGCTGGTGAAGCTGATCCGCTCGTTCAAGCCGCAGGTCATCACGACGTACGACGAGAACGGCGGCTACCCGCACCCCGACCACATCATGACCCACAAGATCACGATGGTGGCCTTCGACGCGGCGGGCGACGCCTCGAAGTACCCGGACGCGGGCGAGCCTTACCAGCCGCTGAAGCTCTACTACAACCAGGGCTTCAACCGGCCGCGCACGGTCGCGCTCCACGAGGCGCTGCTGGAGCGCGGCATGGAGTCGCCGTACGGCGAGTGGCTGGAGCGCTGGAAGTCGTTCGAGCGCGCCGAGCGCACGCTGACCACCTACGTCCCCTGCGCGGACTTCTTCGAGATCCGGGACAAGGCGCTGATCGCGCACGCCACGCAGATCGACCCCGACGGCGGGTGGTTCCGCGTGCCGATGGAGATCCAGAAGGAGGTCTGGCCCACCGAGGAGTACGAGCTCGCCAAGTCTCTGGTGGACACCTCCCTCCCCGAGGACGACCTCTTCGCGGGCATCCGCAACAATTGACCTCATGATGAGCGCGACCAGCACCCTCGCCATGACTCATCTCGTCCCCCTCGCGAAGGACCTGGACGAGAACAAGGTGACCCCCGGAGTCCTCGGCTTCATCGTCTTCGCGGTCATCGGCGGCGCCGTCTGGCTGCTGATGAAGTCGATGAACAAGCACATGCGGAAGGTCGACTTCGAGGAGAAGCCGGGCGAGGCCGCCAAGGGCGACGGCCCGGCGGCGTCGGACAGGAGCGCTCCGGCCGCCCCGGCCAAGGGCGCTCCGGCCAAGGGCGCTCCGGCCAAGGGCGCTCCGAAGACGACCTGACCCGGCCGCCGGAGCCCTGACCCGGCTCCCGGGCCGGAGGCGCGGAACCGCCGCGGGCGAGCGCCCGCGGCGGCATCGGCCTGCCCGCTCGGCGGGACCGGCGCGCCTCTGCCGACGGGCTCCGGAGCGGCGCGCCTCTGCCGTCGGACTCCGGAGCGGGGTGTCTCTGTCGACGGGTTCCGGACCGGGGTGTCTCTGTCGACGGGTTCCGGAGCGGCGCGCCTCTGTCGACGGGTTCCGGACCGGGGTGTCTCTGCCGACGGGTTCCGGAGCGGGGTGTCTCTGCCGTCGGACTCCGGAGCGGGGTGTCTCTGCCGACGGGTTCCGGGCCGGAGGGCGCGCTCCTCAGGGCGGCGCGCCCTTCGGCCCGGGGCGGTCTACCCGACCCGTTCCAGGGAGACGCCCATGATCTCGCGGGCGTGGCGGGTGGGGACCATGCCCAGGCGCCAGGCCTGCCAGCCGGCCTCCAGCTCGACGCCCCGGTCCAGCAGCACGGCGTACGCCTCGGCGCAGTCCTCCAGCTTGGGGTCGCGGAGCGGGTGCGGGGAGCGCCGCAGCTCGGCCAGCTCCTCCTGGGCGACGGCCGTGCCGACCTCCGAACCGCCCGGCGAGGCCAGCGGCAGCAGCGTGCAGCGCAGGAAGCGGGCCCAGTCCTCGCCGCGCCGGTCGCCGTAGCCCGCGAAGATCTCCGCCGCCTCGTCGGCCAGCTCCAGGGCCTGCCCGGTCTTGCCGTTCCCCGCGTCGATGACCACCAGCTCCAGGCAGGACCACGCCTCGCTGTGCGGCACCCCGATCCGCTGGAAGTCCCGGCGGGCGTCCTGCAGCAGCTGGCGCGCGAAGCCGCTGTTGCGCAGCGAGCCGGTCTGCGCGGCCCGCAGATCGCGGGTGATCCGCCCGGAGTGGTGCCGCGCGCACGCCAGGCCGTACGCGTCCTGCATCCGGCTGAACATCGTGCGTGCCCGGTCCAGGTGGCGCACGCCCGCGTCCTTGTCGCCGTCCTCCTCCCGCGCCTGGCCGAGGTAGTACAGCGTCCAGGCCTCGCCGCGGGCGTCCTCGTGCCGGCGGTGCAGCGGCAGGGCCTGGTTCAGCTGGTCCACCGCGGCGGCCGGGTCGC includes these proteins:
- a CDS encoding MarR family winged helix-turn-helix transcriptional regulator, translating into MPTSSDMTTHTDPALLDALQHQVAVFARRAEQSRLGGVGQARNSMDRAAYLLLNRLDQEGAMGVKALAAGMGIDSSTVTRQVAPLVDAGLVTRASHPEDGRAVVLQLSERGRARLEEVRASRRELMALVTEEWSEEERNAFTTLLTRFNASLSTVTASLSPGAPAS
- a CDS encoding cystathionine gamma-synthase produces the protein MSDQRGQRHQHFETLAIHAGQEADRATGAVSVPIYQVSTYKQDGVGGLRGGYEYSRSANPTRTALEENLAALDGGRRGLAFASGLAAEDCLLRTLLVPGDHVVIPDDAYGGTFRLFAKVAERWGVEWSVASSSDPRAVREAVRPRTKAIWVETPSNPLLGITDIAALADVARTAGAKLVVDNTFASPYLQQPLALGADVVVYSTTKYMGGHSDVVGGALVVNDDALGEELAFHQNAMGAIAGPFDAWLVMRGIKTLAVRMDRHSENATRVAELLASHPKVTKVYYPGLPEHPGHETAAKQMKAFGGMVSFQVAGGEQAAVDVCDRARLFTLGESLGGVESLIEHPGRMTHASAAGSALEVPADLVRLSVGIESVDDLLADLTQALG
- the msrA gene encoding peptide-methionine (S)-S-oxide reductase MsrA: MLFSRFKNHLPSAEEALKGRPEPEFTVPDRHTVLGNALLGPYPEGFEVADFGLGCFWGAERKFWQTEGVWTTLVGYQGGHTPNPTYEEVCSGHTGHTEAVRVVFDPSKVSYAALLKIFWESHDPTQGFRQGNDVGTQYRSAVYTHSAEQATAAEASRDAYQKVLSAAGHGTITTEILPAATRPFYPAEAYHQQYLDKNPAGYCGIGGTGVSCPVGVAPADG
- a CDS encoding daunorubicin resistance protein DrrA family ABC transporter ATP-binding protein — its product is MPGAIYAEGLVKTFGDVRALDGVDIDVPEGTVLGLLGPNGAGKTTTVRVLTTLLRPDRGRAEVAGIDVLERPDDVRRAIGLSGQFAAVDEYLTGRENLTMVGRLYQMSAKAAKARAGELLDRFHLADAGDRPAKTYSGGMRRRLDLAAALVVSPPVMFMDEPTTGLDPRNRQELWDVIQELVAGGTTLLLTTQYLEEADHLAHDICVVDHGRVIARGTSDQLKAQTGGERVEVVVHTPGRLGTAEEVLRGFGTGAAKVERHTRKITVPVTGGARLLAEVIRELDLRGVEIDDVGLRRPTLDDVFISLTGHAAETPAEDEEDGDGPADDGSGAAAAAGRGRGRRRSRGEGRGRDRRAAREAAK
- a CDS encoding sigma factor-like helix-turn-helix DNA-binding protein, yielding MRERRAAQERRRAQDFEAFVAGAAGRLLHTATLLTGEPSGAAPVAEELLTTALSRTYAYWDRLRGEDPYDRTRQELAAHFARTAWRHRRPRGGLLDRLAPQERLILVLRLYEGVAEEQTAALLGLPAERVHALCLRAVAEMRSTRRGAAPPSASGAGAVAP
- a CDS encoding ABC transporter permease — encoded protein: MSTVTGAERRPRPPRPHGGIGRSVRDSLVVAERNLIRMARIPEMVVFGLVQPIMFVVLFSYVFGGAIQLPGGQGPIDPARYREFLMAGIFAQTVTFATAGAGAGIADDMHKGLIDRFRSLPMARGAVLTGRTLADLVQTALTLVVLAAVALIIGWRTHGNLGKVLAGFGLLLLLGYAFSWIGALIGLSVRTPEAATSGGLIWLFPLTFISNAFVPSDSMPAFLRHIAEWNPFSATVQAARDLFGNLPPGYPVPDAWPMQHPVLASVAWSVLIIAVFRTLSVRKYRSATA
- the ilvA gene encoding threonine ammonia-lyase, giving the protein MADHTPQTPASAAPGTAGPATAAPAPGTAEAPGVLPAVTLDDIHGAQKLLSGVSRSTVLEGSRFLSGLVGSPVHFKCENLQRTGSFKIRGAYVRIAGLSQEERSSGVVAASAGNHAQGVALAASLLGVHSTVFMPEGAPLPKVAATRDYGAEVRLHGQVVDETLAAAQQYAQETGAVFIHPFDHRDIIAGQGTVGLEILEQCPEVRTIVVGIGGGGLAAGIAVAVKAVRPDVRIVGVQAAGAAAYPPSLAAGRPVAIESPATMADGIKVGRPGDVPFGIIGELVDEVRTVSEDALSSALLLCLERAKMVVEPAGASPVAALLSEPGAFQGPVVAVLSGGNVDPLLMQRILRHGMAAGGRYLSLRLRLTDRPGALATLLGVLSGMDANVLDVQHVRTDPRLGITEAEVELHLETQGPEHCTEVGTALREAGYTVIP
- a CDS encoding Shedu anti-phage system protein SduA domain-containing protein, with the translated sequence MDVRSDLSLQLQLEHVLDRAESEVVRKALEAVFQHMHGGKSRHRRGGRALVTLLERARSVAAATEEWQAVRLLQDSLDYAEGRIFQPDFEERYERFRRSTEPVSHAQDYLARTLSASLEFFTQLGEKHFEDNPGATVGEVLAHVRAVGQDARFMQPSGERPSRYRILRGMAEVAAWLEQVFRERIDVEVPEETARRIVLNPDALAVLAADKEGQLLLRAAEIQRRRRDLKALRKAAEDPAASEHDLQHALAGQHWIFGGQFVGQAVQRRLVPGDEVDIPLIRGDGALHVVELKRAMGLRGSLVKRHRGCWVPTAEVHDAVSQAVNYLVGLDEHRLRIRDELGIETRRASALVLIGHPALQPEAAEEEINEALRTLNTHLNRVEVVTYKELVDNAERALEVETGTEPAQAGGRVVVAPVGPITASAGVPCAYRE